A window of the Tenebrio molitor chromosome 1, icTenMoli1.1, whole genome shotgun sequence genome harbors these coding sequences:
- the LOC138139303 gene encoding odorant receptor Or1-like, protein MTRFDWTLAIKMNILTLKVVGLWPKNDEVYKFDLYTVYALICVIVFVDGSILFQIAHLVFAHSDLEAITGPMFIVMTEVLGSIKTLYFIKNIKIIKQLMRALTDDLFQPRTAEQINLVSPALNIWRKTYVTYFVLVSTTAFLWSIYPLLDKSFLKYQLPFPARYPYDAKTVPLYEISYLHQVIGLFLVAVGGLNVDTLMAALLVYTGAQSDILCDNLRTLKDSSATKSEYNVMLIRCIEHHKKIIRYEVDTK, encoded by the coding sequence ATGACCAGATTCGACTGGACCCTCGCgatcaaaatgaacattttAACACTGAAAGTGGTGGGACTGTGGCCCAAAAACGACGAAGTTTACAAATTTGACTTGTACACAGTGTACGCCTTGATCTGCGTGATCGTGTTCGTCGATGGGTCGATTTTATTCCAAATAGCACATCTCGTCTTCGCCCATTCCGATCTGGAAGCAATCACGGGACCCATGTTCATAGTCATGACCGAGGTTCTGGGCTCAATCAAGACTTTATActtcataaaaaatatcaaaatcatTAAACAACTGATGAGAGCTTTGACTGACGATCTTTTTCAACCGAGAACTGCAGAACAGATAAATCTGGTCTCGCCGGCTCTAAATATATGGAGGAAGACGTACGTGACTTATTTTGTCCTGGTCAGTACCACGGCTTTCCTCTGGTCGATCTATCCACTCCTAGACAAGTCTTTCCTCAAGTACCAGCTACCCTTCCCGGCTCGCTACCCCTACGATGCCAAAACCGTTCCATTGTACGAGATTTCCTATTTGCACCAAGTCATCGGCTTGTTCCTGGTGGCCGTGGGTGGTCTAAACGTGGACACTTTGATGGCCGCTTTGCTGGTATATACTGGTGCACAGAGTGATATTTTGTGCGATAATTTAAGAACTCTGAAAGACTCGTCGGCGACGAAATCGGAATACAATGTGATGTTGATTCGATGCATTGAACACCACAAGAAAATTATAAGGTATGAGGTGGATACAAAGTAG